The following are encoded together in the Humulus lupulus chromosome 5, drHumLupu1.1, whole genome shotgun sequence genome:
- the LOC133834855 gene encoding F-box/kelch-repeat protein SKIP25 isoform X2, whose amino-acid sequence MLGFSYKNYLSLLEAKQSKPSQAEKDNQRKCLSEDLLPGLPDHLAQVCLSLVHPSFLFSVCRSWRRLIYSPSFPPFLSLYALFSSTHSKQTHINFHAFDPISSHWRVLPTPSHGSSLRLLLRHPSFISRNLPVQSISVSGNLVIVAATTDNLFPALPRPLVFDPITSEWCHAPPLSTPRRWCAVGSLRGSVYVASGIGSVFSYDVAQSVERWDPRKKAEGPGWERVSDLKDGRFCRDAIDAVGWRGKLCMVNVKGESIKDGVVYDADNDTWEDMPEGMIGGWRGPVAAMDEDEMFVVDEVKGALKKYDAGRDSWAEVIESEILRGAEQIAAGGGRVCVVCSGSGGKGIVIVDVTTVPAKLWPVESPEGLEAAAVHILPRMTAS is encoded by the exons atgttaggttTTTCCTACAAAAACTACCTTAGTTTATTGGAAGCGAAGCAAAGTAAACCAAGCCAAGCCGAAAAGGACAACCAAAGAAAATGCCTTTCT GAAGATCTCCTCCCGGGCTTACCGGACCACTTAGCCCAAGTCTGCCTCTCCCTCGTCCACCCATCCTTCCTATTTTCCGTCTGCCGTTCCTGGCGTCGCCTCATCTACTCCCCTTCCTTCCCTCCTTTTCTCTCCTTGTATGCTCTTTTTTCTTCCACCCATTCCAAGCAAACCCACATCAATTTCCACGCCTTCGATCCCATCTCCTCTCACTGGCGCGTGCTTCCCACGCCCTCGCATGGCTCCTCTCTCCGCCTCCTCCTCCGTCACCCCTCCTTCATCTCTCGCAATCTTCCCGTCCAATCTATTTCCGTCTCCGGGAACCTAGTTATAGTCGCTGCAACCACCGATAATCTCTTCCCGGCGCTTCCGCGGCCGCTCGTCTTCGACCCCATCACGTCGGAGTGGTGTCACGCGCCGCCGCTGTCCACCCCACGCAGGTGGTGCGCTGTCGGTTCTCTTCGCGGCTCGGTCTACGTAGCAAGCGGTATCGGATCGGTCTTCTCTTACGACGTTGCCCAGTCTGTTGAGAGGTGGGACCCACGTAAGAAAGCCGAGGGTCCGGGTTGGGAGCGGGTAAGCGATCTCAAGGATGGGCGATTTTGTCGAGATGCCATTGACGCCGTCGGGTGGAGAGGGAAGCTTTGCATGGTGAACGTAAAAGGGGAATCGATTAAGGACGGGGTCGTTTACGATGCCGATAACGACACGTGGGAAGATATGCCGGAGGGGATGATCGGAGGGTGGAGAGGGCCGGTGGCGGCCATGGACGAAGACGAGATGTTCGTGGTGGATGAGGTGAAGGGAGCTCTGAAGAAGTACGATGCGGGGAGAGATTCTTGGGCTGAAGTAATTGAATCGGAGATCCTTCGAGGAGCTGAGCAGATCGCCGCCGGGGGTGGTAGAGTCTGCGTTGTTTGCTCCGGTTCTGGTGGAAAAGGGATTGTAATTGTCGATGTGACGACGGTGCCGGCGAAGTTGTGGCCGGTAGAATCGCCGGAGGGACTTGAAGCTGCGGCGGTTCACATATTGCCCCGAATGACGGCTTCGTAA
- the LOC133834855 gene encoding F-box/kelch-repeat protein SKIP25 isoform X1: MTKAISPPSKRREIDIVSQQKEEDLLPGLPDHLAQVCLSLVHPSFLFSVCRSWRRLIYSPSFPPFLSLYALFSSTHSKQTHINFHAFDPISSHWRVLPTPSHGSSLRLLLRHPSFISRNLPVQSISVSGNLVIVAATTDNLFPALPRPLVFDPITSEWCHAPPLSTPRRWCAVGSLRGSVYVASGIGSVFSYDVAQSVERWDPRKKAEGPGWERVSDLKDGRFCRDAIDAVGWRGKLCMVNVKGESIKDGVVYDADNDTWEDMPEGMIGGWRGPVAAMDEDEMFVVDEVKGALKKYDAGRDSWAEVIESEILRGAEQIAAGGGRVCVVCSGSGGKGIVIVDVTTVPAKLWPVESPEGLEAAAVHILPRMTAS, translated from the coding sequence ATGACAAAGGCCATTTCTCCCCCATCGAAACGCAGAGAAATAGACATCGTTTCTCAGCAAAAAGAGGAAGATCTCCTCCCGGGCTTACCGGACCACTTAGCCCAAGTCTGCCTCTCCCTCGTCCACCCATCCTTCCTATTTTCCGTCTGCCGTTCCTGGCGTCGCCTCATCTACTCCCCTTCCTTCCCTCCTTTTCTCTCCTTGTATGCTCTTTTTTCTTCCACCCATTCCAAGCAAACCCACATCAATTTCCACGCCTTCGATCCCATCTCCTCTCACTGGCGCGTGCTTCCCACGCCCTCGCATGGCTCCTCTCTCCGCCTCCTCCTCCGTCACCCCTCCTTCATCTCTCGCAATCTTCCCGTCCAATCTATTTCCGTCTCCGGGAACCTAGTTATAGTCGCTGCAACCACCGATAATCTCTTCCCGGCGCTTCCGCGGCCGCTCGTCTTCGACCCCATCACGTCGGAGTGGTGTCACGCGCCGCCGCTGTCCACCCCACGCAGGTGGTGCGCTGTCGGTTCTCTTCGCGGCTCGGTCTACGTAGCAAGCGGTATCGGATCGGTCTTCTCTTACGACGTTGCCCAGTCTGTTGAGAGGTGGGACCCACGTAAGAAAGCCGAGGGTCCGGGTTGGGAGCGGGTAAGCGATCTCAAGGATGGGCGATTTTGTCGAGATGCCATTGACGCCGTCGGGTGGAGAGGGAAGCTTTGCATGGTGAACGTAAAAGGGGAATCGATTAAGGACGGGGTCGTTTACGATGCCGATAACGACACGTGGGAAGATATGCCGGAGGGGATGATCGGAGGGTGGAGAGGGCCGGTGGCGGCCATGGACGAAGACGAGATGTTCGTGGTGGATGAGGTGAAGGGAGCTCTGAAGAAGTACGATGCGGGGAGAGATTCTTGGGCTGAAGTAATTGAATCGGAGATCCTTCGAGGAGCTGAGCAGATCGCCGCCGGGGGTGGTAGAGTCTGCGTTGTTTGCTCCGGTTCTGGTGGAAAAGGGATTGTAATTGTCGATGTGACGACGGTGCCGGCGAAGTTGTGGCCGGTAGAATCGCCGGAGGGACTTGAAGCTGCGGCGGTTCACATATTGCCCCGAATGACGGCTTCGTAA